A stretch of DNA from Manihot esculenta cultivar AM560-2 chromosome 7, M.esculenta_v8, whole genome shotgun sequence:
tttttatttaaaacataatacaCATAAAtctaatactttaattttaattgatttacaAGAATTTCCCTTTTTATCACTTGAATTGTCTAAGTCTTGATACTTCTTTATTTCACATACAACAACAttgactaattaattaatatttaataatcatATATATTCCTCCAAGGAATTTCCACTGAAATGTCAAAGAGAATATCACTAAATAGTAACTAGGATTTTCTCTTAACCATATTCCTTCTCTTTTCACACTTTAGTCCATTTATTAATTAAGTATATGTACACATCTTTAACAGAATTTAGCTTTGGATGAGCTTCATGCCCAACAAAATTCATTTTTCATTGcttaacaaaaatttattaactaaattttagatcgataaaataaattattaattatttattatccatttaaaatattaattattaaattactgattgttgtattaataaatttttgtaattattttttatattttttatatagtcTATTAGTTATTATTCaacttttcatataaaaaaataaaaaaaataaataaaaaaaagccaGGTGACCAGCCCAAGAAACAAAGCTACATTCGATGGTGACACTCCCACACATGACTTCCCCCACCAAGacccactttttttttttccaattttaatttctgttattatatatataattttctttaactaattataattaattattgtaattaaaattaacttagGGTTCATATCTTCaactttttctccaattacaTGCATGCCCACTAATCTTTTCTTGATGGGTACCATAAAACAGTATAAAAAGAAGCTTACTGGTTAAGAAAATTGTTTCATTTCATTCCTTTCAAACcctaaaaattcaataaaacaaaaaggagagagagaagagagagagacttGGAGAAGGAGAGAGACCATAGAAGAAAATATAATGAAcaaaaacatatacatacacaGAGACACTACTCCTTTATCTTTCCATCTCCACTGGCCTCTCTGCAACTCTTTCTTCTTGGTGTGATTCTCCACCATATCTctccaagaaaaagaaaatcaaaaaggacaaaaaaaaaaaaaaaaacctatcaACCTTtacaaaagaaagagaagattaaAGATCAAGCACCATGGTCTTCTCTTCCATTCCAGTCTATCTAGATCCACCCAACTGGCAGcaggtaattttaattttcttcccTTTAATTTTCGATCCTTTTCTTGGTTTAATTTCTCTCTATTTCTGTCTATTAGCTGCATAAGGTTCCTCGCCAAAAAAGCcatgaaaaagttaaataatattcctatacttttatttttatcttctcTTGAATATACTGTGTATTTTGATCTTTCTTTTtgatctttttttattttttttgaattttcagCAGCCTAATCATCAACCGGGAGCTGGCGGAGAGAACCCACAACTTCCACCGCCGCCTCCGCCCTCTGGAGGTGGTGGGGGTGGTAGCTCTGGAGCAATCAGGCCTGGCTCGATGACTGAACGAGCTAGACTGGCAAAGATTCCACAGCCTGAAGCAGCTCTTAAATGTCCGAGATGTGAATCAACAAATACTAAATTTTGTTACTTCAATAATTACAGCCTTTCTCAGCCTCGCCACTTTTGTAAGACCTGCCGGCGATATTGGACTAGAGGAGGTGCATTAAGAAACGTACCGGTTGGTGGCGGATGTAGAAGAAACAAAAGGAGTAAAGGAACTAGTAGATCGAAATCTCCGACTAAAGCTGGGTCTAGCTCCAGTAGTGGACTTGTTTCTAATAGTTGCACCACAGATATTATAGGGCACATGGcccctccaccaccacaatTGCCAATCTTGCCATCTTTACATCATCTTGGTGACTACAATTCCACGGACATCGAGTTAAATTTTGGTGGGATTCAGCCTCCGGTGGCAGCAACAGCTGGTGGAGGTGGTGGTATGGAGTTTCAGCTTGGAAGCTCAACTTCAGGCGGTGCTAGTGGTTCTTTATTATCTACCGGCGGACTTGTCGATCAGTGGAGATTTCAACAAGTTCAACAATTCCCTTTCTTGGCTAATATTGAGCCGCCAAATGGGCTGTATCCATTTGAAGGGATTGAGCCTGCAAATTACGTTGGCCAGCTTCGGTCTAAGCCAATGGACAGTGGGGTGACTCAGCTAGCCTCAGTGAAAGTGGAAGAAAATTATCAAGGATTGAATTTGTCAAAAAATTTTCTGGGTATTACAGGAAATGATCAGTATTGGCCGGGGAGCACTGCATGGACTGCAGATCTTCCTGGTTTTAGTTCCTCTTCTACGAGCCATCTCTTGTGATCTTGATGCTTCTTATATTCTTTTCAAAGCTCTCCCATCCAAATCTTGGTTTGTTTTCACTGAATTCATACAGATTTCACTAAAGATTATAAATCGACTGCCCCCATGATCCTAACTTTGCCAATTATCGATCTCAAAGAATCTAATCAAGAAGATAATGATGAATAGGAAGGATGGATGGGTCAAAGAAATTGTCtagttctctctctctctctctgcatgATCTACAGAAAGAAATTAGAAATGGTAGGCTTCTAgtctttgaaatttatttgcttgtTATTTTTTGGTTTATCTTGTAGTCTATGGGTATGTTTACATAAGTATAGAGCCTATATGTGTTCATGGGGTTGGATATATCTGACATGAAGGGCTTGTAAAGTTATTTATTTGATCAAATCATGCACTGCACTGAGCGATTTTCCTTGTAATGATTATATGTGAAAATTGCCCttaagttcttccttcagaagaaaaaaaaaaaaggagcttTCTTGCCAGAATTCAATCTCTTATGCTCAAGTAAAGCTAACTCCAGAAATGACAAGCTTCACTAATTTCATGAAATGTAGGATACCCtgcaactctctctctctctctctctctctctctcttttctgaTATAAGAAGCAAGTGTAGAGCCCAAGGAAAGAGTAGAAACACACGTCTACTCATGAATTCACAATGCTCTTTTTAGACCAGTACAGCAAGAGCAAGTTAATTCCTTTTCTAGATGAAGTCTCAGTGGTTATGTACTACTCCTGTTTCATTATTACATCTTTGTCATGAAAAAATAGTCTTTTATTACATTATGGCTTGTCTGATCACAATCAAACTTGAACCAAGTGATTGCCAATCTTAGTTTCCATAATAATCTATTTAGTAAACGTCTTCTTGTTCTAATGAACCttacatattaatttatactcaatttatttatttttcagtttatccgaaaaaaattattcaacttGTTTTTAagttgatattattttttatataactaTAGATATTTTGTACAGATATTTTATACAGAATCGAATGCTCAAAAAATATTGAATCACTCAGTTTtaatactctttttttttattacaataattaaaaagaaagaggAAGGAAGAGAGATGGGGCTAAAACTGGCTGTGGGAGCATAGTTATGGAAGTACTTAGTTGTTTTGTTTGGTTTGGGAACTGAAAATGATTATACAATTATGGGAGATTGACCAAAAATGAGAAGTACTTGATTGTTGTATTTTGGCAGTTTCAAACTCAGAGTATACAGTAGAAATAAATATGGACAAGAAGAAGCTAAAATAAGGCCAAAATTCCACTCAAATCCATGCAAGGAAACTCCTAGCATAGGTTCTCAGAATTTTGTTAGCGAAAACCCATGTAAGACTATGCCTCTACATGTGGTCAAAAGTTGTACAAGAATGTACCTACGAAATTGGAAAAAAGAAATGGatatttaagaaataaaaaataaaaaataaaaaaagatcaCCACCACCATACCTCATTGCCCTTTTGTTCTATTTTAGGTTTTTTCCCTGCTTTTTTCCTAGCCTATACAAGCAAATGTGCATataaaacaacatctaaaatcTTATCCCTAACCCTTTTTTCTTACAGATTATGATGTCATTATGGAGTTAATCTTTTTGGGTTTTGATTATATAATAGAATGGAATCTGGGTTTTGGATCTGCTTTTTGCAGTAACCAAGGCTGTTCTTACCAACAAGGAATAAAGTTATCCCTAAACTGTTATAAAAGCAAAATCCCTCTCCTCTCTCTCCCTCGCTTTCTCACTCTCTCTTTATATGTTGGATAAGTGAAACAGTGACTGaggattattatttttttggtcGGCTGGCAGTTGATAGATAGAATCAGGCATAtacttattaaaataaataaataaaacattatgTGACGgtaatattacaaaatattatttaataatgacgtgatattataaaatattattttaatagtaaaaataatataattataaaataattttttatattctaaaaagaaaagaagaggagCTGGGAAATCCAAGGAATTAATAATGGGTGAAAATGTTTATAGTTGATGAGCACATGTTGATGTGTAACAGTGTAGGCGTGAGTATGTTATCTCTGTTTCCATGGCAGCTTTCGCTTTAGAGAGGTCATTGTTGTTATTACATATTATacctttctttctctttttctctcagtCTCAGATTCCAATCTATGCTCTTGTTTTTGCCTTCCTTCTTTCAGTCCTCACGTTCTACCACATGTTGCTCAATCATGTGTTTTTGTTAGATTCTAAGTCATTCATATATACATAtctgttttgtgatgcattttgCATTACGGTATAGAATTTCTCGGCCATTATTTATTCGTATCTCAAAACTATGAGGAATTCTACACATTTTTCGCGTTTTTCACACCTATAATTATATTGAACCGTGACATATTTATAAGAGATTCAATATCGATGAAAAGTCTCTGAtaccaaattaaatttaagtcaGATTTACCTCACCACTAAATTTAGTTTAAAGAGAAAAAGtgtctaaaatttttataaatgacaTGTTATCTCTATTCTAAATCGATATAAAATTCAAtatatcaataattaatttctgaaagaattaaaatatagaaaagatAATATAAAATGCGAAGGGTATGAAGAAGCAACAATATAATTTTGAAGGAAGCAAACCCTACATGTGAAGCACACCTTTGAGAGGGACCTAAGGCAAAGACAACCCAAAAGTGAGATTTACCTCTTAAGATCTCTCGAATCTTCTATCACAATAGCCCTAGCTACCTAGATagctccatttttttttttccatcaacatgagtattaataattaattaccctTGATTAAATATAAcctttaattttctttctcaTAGTGATAACAAAGGGAGTAATTATATTACTGATgggttttaatttattataccaattaaaattattataaataaaatttaatttttattctttattataatatattttaataaataacttatattatatttcaaaaattatagttaaataaaaatataattaaatctttatactacaattacaaaaattaataaaataatatttaaatcgcCAAGTCTATCACTTATACTACTACCGATACTTAATTTTGGCGAAACAATTTTCGTTACAAAAACTGTTAAATCTATTCTCATATTATAATTGATGTCcgattttaatataatagttTCTGTCGCAAAAAATTGTTAAATCTATCACTTATGCTATTATCGTTGTTCGATCGTTACTCGATCTCTACATAATTGCTTCTGTcgaaaaattataaagtttataaaaaaataaaaaaataaaaaaaattgatcaattgaattataaaaaaatattataaaataaatgatggAAAAGATGTTGCTCTACAATTGCATACAAAATTAGTGGAATATTACGTAAAGAAGCACTAACTTTCATTGAAACAtgcaaatttaatattaaatcatGCAATAATCAACCCAAACACGCATGTTTTCATATTCAGAAAAAAAGAGACAAACTTGGAAAAATATGTTTGACCACAACTATACACTCATCATTTTGTCTCAAACTCaccaatatttcttttttttttttttttttccttttgtccTTATAGCTAGTCAATCCACActcaaaagaaattaaaattttcactactatattttaaattttagactaaaaatattatttaataatgttaaaattaaagtttaattttatccCATGTAtcacttaattatttttaattttataaagtacATTAGACgtttcaataatttaaatttaactaaaaaattaaaatttatatgttaaatttcttaatttatttaattaacaataaaaaagCTCAATGTCTTAATTTTTTAAGCTAAATttgttaatttcttaatttagtccaaaattcaagatttttataaaaaatttttgagctaaaactaagcttaaattgaaatttatgtattaatttgcaaaaaaaaaaataaaaaaaatatcccaATTATAAATATAAGAGGTTAACTTAAGCATTacctatttaatttctaaaaccattattaaaaatattgaatatttttgtctaaaaatcattttaaatcttcaagaccatgttttaaataaattactcATTATATAATAATGGAAGCATTGCTAAATGAGCAGAATAGttgcaatttatttatttatatatatatatattaaaaaattaaatagggttataccaatcaatttatttattattataatttttaaaaaaatacaataattttaaaataattgaaaatataaataaaaattataatacagtAATGACTATAATTCTTTGTAATATATTCAGCCTACAAGCTTTGACCACCAATTGGAATGAGAGTTGTGTGAATTTTTCagtattttatcatttttctccATTAATTAAAAGAGATTAAACAAGTAATTCTATGAAAGATTATGATTAAATTTGTGTCCAAAAAGCATTGGATTGAATGATTTTCTGTGAAGAAAGGTGGAGATTGAAAccctaattttaatttgatgtaACATTTCTTGTTTGTTCTGAGACTCCAACATGAGGGTCCTCCTTAATTATTTCACTCTTTTTAAATTTGTGTTCATGCTTTAATTCTTAAAAGCAGATTGGATTGGACCATATGCTCTCATTTACAttacattaaataaaataaataaacaattgtCTCATTGATCAACCCTTTCACTAGCTAAGGTAAGTGATATTATTACCAAAATTGGTGGTAGCCAAATTAATCAGACCAAAAGAggatcataaaataaaaatcaaaggaTAAGGCCCATGGAAACCAAAAGCTTTAGATTTTGGGTCAACAAGCCCAAAGAAAATATAGAGGACAGATCTCTTTTGTCATGTATTTTAATTCTATCAAATACTAAATTTGACTCtcaaaattaaatgatttttatattaatcaaaatcattttatatcttttctttttattttatttttattaactaaaggttaaactttaatattataaaatttttaacatgTCTTTAAGGAAATACaactattattataatatgatatatgtaataaaaataagaaaaataataaaatatattaaatataattttcttataaagattaaataacattgtaaattaattgaaaaatatttcataatttttttattagcttTGGATGacttttactaatttttatattttcatagtttttatggttaaactttattaagaaaatattaattagtttcttataaattaaattttcaatatattttatgatttgtattatttatcttatatatgtaatattatctataattacatattttaataatacttataaatttttaaatgagatgttaatattaaaattagtatttaattaaagaaaaaaaaagtaatttaacttttttaaaataaattattcttttatactttataataattttaaacttaaatatttataaatttctatgatattttatttattttataaaattattatttttatttattaataaaaaagataaataaatatatttataaattagaattaaaatttaaaaattagatttatttattcaataacaATATTGgtgattattaaattattttttaaaaatttaaaaatttaattttttaatttataaatggaGAGTTAAGGgtattatgaatttaaattaactattatatattaatttaaaaaattaaatcaattattttatttgatcaaagtttaaatgatttttaataaaatttttaaaggtgTAAGAAGGTTATTTacctaaattaaaattcaaaggaCAAAAGCTAACTTTCAGAATagtaaatgaaaaattaagctcttactttttcataaatatttatacaatcaaaatttaaattatttacaatttaaaaactaaaaaattaaataaaatgaagataaaactaaaaaaataaaataattctttataaaaaaaataaaagggcaAAATTATACATTACTCTTTGAAAATAGTCAAATTTAGCTTGGGTTGGAAAATTCTTAAAAGTGGAGACTTCGTCTCTCCCCGCATACTCACCAAATTATGTTGACTTGGTACATTAAATCAACAgcactaaaataaataattaaaaaaataaaatttaataaatttaaatacatGGTGATAAATACATccgaataaatttgagagatctcaAGTTCGAATCCTCCaactctatttaaaaaaaataataataataaatttaaattaaattttcattttcatttatgtataattttcttgtaatttttttagattttttttaataacagtGTAAATGTagttgttaatttttatttttttatcacatgTCTTAATATTATTAGTTGGGTGTGTCAACTCAGCATGATAAAGTGATACACCTGACGCACTGAATAAGCTTTTGTCTCTccgaatttaaaataataatttatatattattttatcatatatatatttatatgtaatgcaaaattatattaaaattatttatttatcattatatagttaataaaattttaaaacattgaCAGTTTCAAAAAGTCGTTGAGtttaactatattttattataatatctttacgtaaataaaacaaaattagttttatataaaatattgaacAAAGTACCTCCTCTTAACAATAATATTtgactaattataaatttttttttatatatcttttCATTCTATCTGCCTTATTCCCCGAAGGTACTTtacctcaaaaaaaaaaaaaataacaataataa
This window harbors:
- the LOC110618750 gene encoding dof zinc finger protein DOF3.6 isoform X1 — protein: MVFSSIPVYLDPPNWQQQPNHQPGAGGENPQLPPPPPPSGGGGGGSSGAIRPGSMTERARLAKIPQPEAALKCPRCESTNTKFCYFNNYSLSQPRHFCKTCRRYWTRGGALRNVPVGGGCRRNKRSKGTSRSKSPTKAGSSSSSGLVSNSCTTDIIGHMAPPPPQLPILPSLHHLGDYNSTDIELNFGGIQPPVAATAGGGGGMEFQLGSSTSGGASGSLLSTGGLVDQWRFQQVQQFPFLANIEPPNGLYPFEGIEPANYVGQLRSKPMDSGVTQLASVKVEENYQGLNLSKNFLGITGNDQYWPGSTAWTADLPGFSSSSTSHLL
- the LOC110618750 gene encoding dof zinc finger protein DOF3.6 isoform X2, producing MVFSSIPVYLDPPNWQQPNHQPGAGGENPQLPPPPPPSGGGGGGSSGAIRPGSMTERARLAKIPQPEAALKCPRCESTNTKFCYFNNYSLSQPRHFCKTCRRYWTRGGALRNVPVGGGCRRNKRSKGTSRSKSPTKAGSSSSSGLVSNSCTTDIIGHMAPPPPQLPILPSLHHLGDYNSTDIELNFGGIQPPVAATAGGGGGMEFQLGSSTSGGASGSLLSTGGLVDQWRFQQVQQFPFLANIEPPNGLYPFEGIEPANYVGQLRSKPMDSGVTQLASVKVEENYQGLNLSKNFLGITGNDQYWPGSTAWTADLPGFSSSSTSHLL